The Drosophila innubila isolate TH190305 chromosome 3R unlocalized genomic scaffold, UK_Dinn_1.0 2_E_3R, whole genome shotgun sequence genome has a segment encoding these proteins:
- the LOC117792002 gene encoding zinc finger protein 425, which produces MTRTCRICGGADGRYWIETPVDKYAEKTFNQLLLELTRLEVALDQADRFPPWLCRSCAQRLENAYDFVMQARKTHELWIQKMGTEAALDDAEKGTLECLRETPIQLLEIEGVTIKMEEPSEPAMPPADPAISVDPLIKKHMDDASDDDDDVPLKQRKAQHAKLSMLHQCNRCDKAFKYVTNLFRHKQRDHSPVPCKPKIKSGVANAGAERSVPFLHNLIKSSTVDRSSANSDMDNEADNYYKCDQCDKSYKYIMLLIKHKHKAHGANQLPAEPRPIRGSESSSEQTSNVRTTQRQRLKVPSTDSLVHSLIKEIKTPEEDDPDNTGADNYYKCDQCDKSYKYIVSLIKHKHKEHNEYKDSDEDEDEASSSTYATATASMSKPSRIDRRVKGFDLHRCKPNGSKEIQCMICLRRFVKLRELRDHLRAHPRDFTFDSHAEPIERIAEGFYRTAVESTAVGLKMRILNDLKIGMYGRYYSITNEARYEMNLDSSDTDSDGEAGVVERRSYACELCDSPSAIWSRKFQLHEHHRQQHTWLEAPYVCQRCDSRFLSAQLLDHHTQKLCQNTLKRFMCDKCPQRFFWRRNLRAHLVEHKNKQENYPCDQCSRSFQDKSAVTKHKLMHHDVGNELIPCRWCTRTFYRPALLHKHVKRHGFSGEDLPLAETLLADAAKSSGPKTIICKLCDMHFVSVADLRRHISMQAHSDEFRNYMISTEDGFELQLDETDDSDDETTGSAGRSYRCDLCEMAFQRRRDMSEHQYSLHTFDKLPYSCEHCIYKTVDKNMLEHHLRTQCLNQEKKFKCLRCGYKFMWNENLEQHMASQHSKSSNQTPVATKRSRRFRYQCPHCWRSFVVQPSLDKHIRDMHVAKKNPGKKYLCSLCGLESLTPNKLNIHMRRHNGEKPFKCDLCDMSFTVYYELKVHRRKHTGERPYQCTFCAKDFARPDKLRRHVYMHSVKR; this is translated from the exons ATGACAAGGACATGCAGAATCTGCGGTGGCGCAGATGGACGCTATTGGATTGAGACGCCTGTCGATAAATACGCAGAGAAAACATTCAACCAACTGCTGTTAGAACTAACCAGACTTGAG GTCGCTTTGGATCAGGCCGACAGGTTTCCGCCCTGGCTTTGTCGCAGCTGTGCTCAAAGGTTGGAAAATGCATATGATTTTGTCATGCAAGCGCGTAAAACTCATGAGCTTTGGATTCAGAAAATGGGAACAGAAGCAGCTCTGGATGATGCTGAAAAGGGCACTTTAGAATGCCTGCGAGAGACACCAATACAATTGCTGGAGATTGAGGGAGTGACAATTAAAATGGAAGAGCCATCCGAGCCAGCCATGCCCCCAGCCGACCCAGCAATTTCTGTTGATCCTTTAATTAAGAAGCATATGGATGATGCtagcgatgacgatgacgatgtgCCGCTGAAACAACGCAAAGCACAACACGCCAAATTGTCAATGCTTCACCAATGCAATAGATGCGACAAAGCCTTTAAGTATGTTACAAATCTCTTCAGGCACAAGCAGCGAGATCACAGTCCTGTTCCATGCAAGCCAAAGATCAAATCAGGAGTGGCAAATGCGGGTGCTGAGCGCTCAGTGCCGTTTCTGCACAACCTTATAAAGAGTTCGACGGTGGACCGAAGCAGCGCCAACTCCGA CATGGACAATGAAGCTGACAACTACTATAAATGTGATCAATGCGACAAATCCTACAAGTACATAATGCTTCTGATTAAGCATAAGCACAAGGCTCACGGGGCCAACCAGTTGCCAGCAGAGCCAAGGCCAATTCGAGGGAGCGAATCGAGTTCAGAGCAAACATCTAATGTGAGAACAACTCAGCGTCAGCGCTTAAAAGTCCCCAGCACAGATTCTTTGGTGCATAGTTTAATCAAAGAGATAAA AACACCTGAGGAGGATGACCCAGATAACACAGGTGCCGACAACTATTACAAGTGCGATCAATGTGACAAGTCCTACAAATATATTGTGAGTCTCATTAAGCACAAACATAAGGAGCACAATGAGTACAAGGATTccgatgaggatgaggacgaAGCATCTTCATCGACATATGCTACAGCGACAGCTTCAATGTCAAAGCCTTCCCGCATCGATCGAAGGGTCAAGGGCTTCGATTTGCATCGCTGCAAGCCAAATGGTTCCAAAGAGATTCAATGCATGATCTGCCTGCGAAGATTTGTTAAACTGAGAGAGCTGCGTGATCATCTCAGAGCACATCCCAGAGATTTTACATTCGACTCCCACGCTGAGCCCATTGAACGAATTGCTGAAGGCTTTTACCGGACCGCTGTGGAATCAACGGCTGTCGGTTTGAAAATGCGCATTTTAAATGATCTCAAGATTGGCATGTATGGCCGCTATTATTCCATAACCAATGAGGCGCGTTACGAGATGAATCTGGACAGCTCGGACACGGATAGTGATGGCGAGGCAGGTGTTGTTGAGCGTCGTAGTTATGCCTGCGAATTATGTGACTCGCCCTCCGCCATTTGGTCACGTAAATTTCAGCTGCATGAGCATCATCGTCAGCAACATACTTGGCTGGAGGCGCCCTACGTCTGTCAGCGTTGTGATTCCCGTTTTCTGAGCGCCCAGCTGCTCGACCATCATACTCAGAAGCTCTGCCAGAATACCCTAAAGCGTTTCATGTGCGACAAGTGTCCGCAACGGTTCTTTTGGCGTCGTAATCTTCGTGCACATCTCGTGGAGCATAAAAACAAG cAAGAAAATTACCCATGCGATCAGTGTTCTCGCAGTTTTCAGGATAAAAGTGCCGTGACGAAACACAAACTCATGCACCACGATGTCGGCAATGAGCTGATACCTTGTCGCTGGTGCACACGGACCTTCTATCGCCCAGCCCTGCTTCATAAGCATGTAAAGCGTCATGGCTTCAGTGGAGAGGATCTGCCCTTGGCTGAGACACTGCTGGCGGATGCCGCCAAATCATCCGGACCAAAGACGATTATTTGCAAGCTATGCGATATGCATTTCGTTAGTGTTGCCGATTTGCGAAGACATATTTCAATGCAGGCACATAGCGATGAGTTTCGCAATTATATGATAAGCACAGAGGATGGATTCGAACTGCAGCTAGACGAGACGGACGATAGCGATGATGAGACCACTGGATCTGCTGGCAGGTCCTACAGGTGTGATCTATGCGAAATGGCCTTTCAGCGTCGTAGGGACATGAGCGAACATCAGTATTCCTTGCACACATTCGATAAACTACCATATTCCTGTGAGCATTGCATCTACAAGACAGTTGATAAG AACATGCTGGAGCATCATTTGCGCACACAGTGCCTAAACCAGGAGAAGAAATTCAAGTGTTTGCGTTGTGGTTACAAATTTATGTGGAATGAAAATCTGGAACAGCATATGGCCAGCCAGCATTCCAAATCATCTAACCAGACACCCGTAGCGACCAAGCGAAGTCGACGTTTTAGATATCAGTGTCCGCATTGCTGGCGTTCCTTTGTGGTGCAACCCAGTCTGGACAAGCACATACGCGACATGCATGTGGCCAAAAAGAATCCCGGCAAGAAATATCTCTGCTCATTATGCGGCCTGGAATCGCTCACACCCAACAAGCTCAACATCCACATGCGTCGTCACAACGGCGAGAAACCATTTAAATGCGATCTTTGTGACATGTCCTTCACAGTTTACTATGAACTAAAGGTTCATCGTCGAAAACATACAGGCGAACGACCCTATCAATGTACTTTCTGTGCAAAGGATTTCGCACGTCCGGATAAGCTTAGACGGCACGTTTACATGCACAGCGTTAAACGTTAA
- the LOC117790010 gene encoding zinc finger protein 91 — MLPTDICRTCALHDVNLLALSTRTGKYANKSFHDMLHELTQNDPLMEQSEDSLPQYLCTDCICKLEDAYAFVLQARQVQEQLLHKVRKGLQCLDETPIDIAPQHIKTEADIALVQTKDVDDDKVATGTVAALKMQPESETDSSQEEGADDDVLDFKPTQLRRSSRKTKFGTDSENEVHSEKVNALPPKRRRGRPARIPKQETINKDGRHACGVCGKTFSWHRDMQRHARVHFEQACYVCDSCGKGFLRKDKYMFHLRSHEKRQAKRQALQLGNEWRFAERLYSSGRLKRVECKLCGLKCQRIQELREHLSMHVSIETLSNLSANSDVIVEQFTSQSMDLMQIKQQVCEDIAKGRKHLDKYCVVINAHGYELCLSDSDEEIPGMPPPYRCLACNTVFSRKHRLMRHTLEEHTQPKAETTPWQRCNYCHIGFVCVKLLEQHQRTQCHNQLKRYSCPTCPGKFIWRQNLKHHTCSHRTRSSEARDQERSLGRQIQCCLCDEQLESMSTLRAHLVTHCDGVSGIDPERGSTFFRCNYPEGSTCNQTELSTRIASDFAAEDYGRYFNACTDSGQELDFFDSDTELSDQSAAAVHSCALCGLSTIRLAQLLKHQQNHHSEVIDTLPHVCDKCGLGFVAELLLQQHRRRICAKRHAKYHCQHCNLHFIWQSNYERHMELQHEAEAETDDVSDLVPITRLRSKRQQAAKLQCNECEKVFIWPKDLTRHKRIHQPQASAQYECSYCERKFHRKDGLKSHMRVHGESHLDATAMTNSDPDPSMLQRMPMVLTQLCQPNGCKLIQCMICLSQHSKISDLRTHLEKHQFIVEFAEERAKPESIVSICRALYPEQVTPLDKQQLIERIQRDVGMGTELERFISITNEAAIELSLDSSETETDSDSAEMERISSGRQYNCDLCKLKLPRKYQLYAHQLEQHTWQQATHICTHCQARFINDQLLEHHYRSLCRNVHKRFLCRKCPLRFRWRDNLKLHTDVAHQEATVEQTSLGIQLNGASIVPVVSYDCSECNRSFKMQKDLTRHTLMHAQESSIYRCRWCARRFYRQANLLQHIERHGINAAQLPYAESLLNASRHPNGQKCVQCKVCDIRFPTIAALRSHLASIPSGSHHEIGSMLNYSITNQLGYELHLEDSETDEETKPPGVPSHYTCGMCQLRCVRKYELHQHQQAMHRLERITEGCDQCIFKSVCPDLIAYHQRVQCCNTEKQFKCDNCGYKFMWESNLLQHIQLQHPGNKDQEAMAAGPPPETAAVECQIFQCGQCPRKYNRKDRLTAHVKKCHAPGAVGPAECPTRTSTSSSVAKQQKSFLCAFCGKAVSSSSNLIIHIRRHTGEKPFKCDYCDMAFPRSSDLQCHRRTHTGERPHVCTVCQKGFARSYKLQQHMRIHNGERPYKCTYCDKSFTQSNDLTLHIRRHTGERPYQCDTCGERFIQGTALKNHRLQNGHYEAADGPAKVN; from the exons ATGTTGCCGACCGATATCTGCCGAACATGTGCATTACATGATGTAAACTTGTTAGCGCTCTCCACGCGTACtggcaaatatgcaaataaaagttttcatgACATGTTGCATGAGTTAACACAAAACGAT cccTTAATGGAACAATCCGAGGATAGTCTGCCTCAGTATTTGTGTACCGACTGCATTTGTAAGCTGGAAGATGCCTACGCATTTGTGTTGCAAGCACGTCAGGTGCAGGAGCAACTGTTGCACAAAGTTCGCAAAGGATTGCAGTGTCTAGATGAGACACCTATAGACATTGCCCCGCAGCACATAAAGACGGAAGCAGACATTGCCTTGGTGCAAACCAAGGACGTCGACGATGATAAAGTTGCTACTGGGACTGTTGCAGCTCTAAAGATGCAACCGGAGAGTGAGACCGACAGTAGCCAGGAAGAAGGGGCTGA TGATGATGTGTTAGACTTTAAGCCCACACAGCTGAGACGTAGCTCTCGGAagaccaaatttggcacagaCAGCGAAAATGAAGTACA CTCTGAAAAAGTAAACGCATTGCCTCCCAAGCGTCGTCGCGGCCGCCCTGCGCGAATTCCCAAACAGGAAACCATCAACAAGGACGGACGTCATGCCTGTGGGGTGTGTGGCAAGACGTTTTCCTGGCATCGCGACATGCAACGTCACGCTCGTGTCCACTTTGAACAGGCTTGCTACGTGTGCGACAGCTGTGGCAAGGGATTCCTCCGCAAGGACAAGTACATGTTCCATTTGCGTTCGCACGAGAAGCGCCAAGCCAAACGGCAGGCTTTGCAGCTGGGCAACGAATGGCGCTTTGCGGAACGCCTGTACAGTTCAGGACGCCTCAAGCGTGTCGAGTGTAAGTTGTGCGGCTTGAAGTGTCAGCGGATTCAGGAACTTCGTGAGCATCTGTCCATGCATGTCAGCATTGAAACATTGTCGAATCTCAGCGCTAATAGCGATGTTATCGTGGAACAGTTTACCAGCCAGTCAATGGACTTGATGCAGATTAAGCAACAGGTGTGTGAGGACATAGCCAAAGGACGTAAACATCTGGATAAATACTGTGTGGTAATCAATGCACATGGCTACGAACTCTGTCTAAGCGACTCGGACGAAGAGATACCAGGAATGCCGCCTCCATACCGATGCCTAGCTTGTAACACTGTGTTCTCGCGCAAACATCGCCTGATGCGGCACACGTTGGAGGAGCACACTCAACCTAAAGCTGAGACAACTCCCTGGCAACGTTGCAACTACTGCCATATTGGCTTTGTGTGCGTTAAGCTGTTGGAGCAGCATCAGCGCACACAGTGTCACAATCAGCTGAAACGTTATAGTTGCCCCACTTGTCCAGGCAAATTTATTTGGCGGCAGAATCTTAAGCATCACACGTGCTCCCATCGCACGAGATCTTCAGAGGCCAGAGATCAGGAGAGAAGTCTAGGACGACAGATACAGTGCTGCCTTTGCGATGAGCAACTGGAAAGTATGTCAACACTACGTGCTCATCTAGTCACACATTGCGATGGAGTAAGCGGCATTGATCCAGAGCGAGGATCAACCTTCTTTCGTTGTAATTATCCAGAGGGTTCTACCTGCAACCAGACGGAGCTCAGCACACGAATTGCAAGTGATTTCGCGGCAGAGGATTACGGTCGCTACTTTAATGCCTGCACAGACAGCGGCCAAGAACTGGATTTCTTTGACTCAGATACGGAACTAAGCGATCAGTCAGCCGCTGCTGTGCATTCGTGTGCTTTGTGTGGCCTGAGCACAATACGTCTTGCCCAACTCCTGAAGCATCAGCAGAATCATCACAGTGAGGTGATTGACACATTGCCTCATGTGTGCGACAAGTGTGGATTGGGATTTGTAGCTGAATTGCTGCTTCAGCAGCATCGTCGACGCATCTGTGCGAAGCGGCATGCAAAGTATCATTGTCAACATTGCAATCTACACTTTATCTGGCAGTCCAACTACGAGCGACACATGGAACTACAGCACGAGGCGGAAGCAGAGACAGATGATGTCTCCGACCTTGTGCCCATCACCAGGCTAAGGAGCAAACGTCAACAAGCGGCTAAATTGCAGTGCAATGAATGTGAAAAG GTCTTCATCTGGCCAAAGGATCTGACGCGTCATAAGCGCATTCATCAGCCGCAGGCATCGGCACAGTACGAATGCAGCTACTGTGAGCGCAAGTTCCATCGCAAGGATGGCCTCAAGTCCCATATGCGTGTTCATGGAGAGTCGCATTTGGATGCGACGGCTATGACCAACAGCGATCCGGATCCGTCGATGCTACAGCGAATGCCAATGGTGTTGACGCAATTGTGCCAACCGAATGGATGCAAACTGATTCAGTGCATGATTTGTCTATCGCAGCACTCGAAGATCTCTGACCTACGCACGCATTTGGAGAAGCACCAGTTTATTGTGGAGTTTGCGGAGGAGCGAGCGAAGCCGGAGAGCATTGTGAGTATTTGTCGGGCCCTATATCCGGAGCAGGTTACTCCTCTGGATAAGCAGCAATTGATTGAACGCATCCAGAGAGATGTGGGTATGGGCACTGAGTTGGAACGATTCATTTCGATTACCAACGAGGCAGCCATTGAGCTGAGCCTTGATAGCagcgaaactgaaactgattcGGACTCAGCCGAGATGGAAAGGATCAGCAGTGGACGACAATACAATTGTGATCTTTGCAAGTTGAAGCTACCGCGTAAATATCAACTCTATGCTCATCAGTTGGAGCAGCATACATGGCAACAGGCCACCCACATTTGCACCCACTGCCAGGCCCGATTCATCAATGACCAGTTGCTGGAGCACCACTATCGAAGTCTCTGTCGCAATGTACACAAGCGTTTCCTTTGTCGGAAGTGCCCATTACGCTTTCGCTGGCGTGACAACCTCAAGCTGCATACAGACGTGGCACATCAGGAAGCCACTGTAGAGCAGACGAGCTTGGGTATCCAATTGAATGGGGCAAGTATTGTTCCTGTTGTCAGCTACGATTGCAGCGAGTGTAATCGCagctttaaaatgcaaaaggaTCTCACACGGCACACGCTGATGCATGCCCAGGAGTCGAGCATTTATCGGTGTCGTTGGTGTGCCCGTCGCTTCTATCGCCAGGCTAATCTCCTGCAGCACATTGAGCGTCATGGCATCAATGCCGCACAGCTACCCTATGCCGAGTCCCTGCTCAATGCCAGCCGTCATCCAAATGGTCAGAAGTGTGTCCAATGCAAGGTGTGTGATATACGCTTTCCCACAATTGCCGCACTGCGTTCCCATTTGGCGTCCATACCGAGCGGGAGTCATCATGAGATTGGATCGATGCTCAACTACTCGATTACCAATCAGCTGGGCTATGAACTGCACTTGGAAGACTCGGAAACGGATGAGGAGACCAAGCCGCCTGGTGTACCCTCACACTACACCTGCGGCATGTGCCAGCTGCGTTGTGTGCGTAAGTATGAGctgcatcagcatcagcaggcCATGCATCGATTGGAACGGATTACTGAGGGCTGTGATCAGTGCATCTTTAAGAGCGTATGCCCGGATCTTATCGCCTATCATCAGCGTGTGCAGTGTTGCAACACGGAGAAGCAATTCAAATGCGACAACTGTGGCTACAAGTTCATGTGGGAGTCGAATCTATTACAGCACATTCAACTTCAGCACCCTGGCAACAAAGATCAGGAGGCGATGGCAGCGGGGCCACCACCGGAAACAGCCGCTGTGGAGTGCCAGATCTTTCAGTGTGGTCAGTGCCCACGCAAATACAATCGCAAGGATCGACTGACGGCCCATGTAAAGAAGTGTCATGCACCAGGTGCAGTTGGTCCTGCTGAGTGTCCAACGAGAACATCAACGTCTTCAAGCGTCGCCAAACAACAGAAAAGTTTTCTCTGCGCCTTTTGCGGCAAGGCGGTGAGCTCCTCCTCTAATCTCATCATACACATACGTCGTCATACTGGCGAGAAGCCCTTCAAATGCGACTATTGCGACATGGCTTTTCCCCGTTCATCCGATCTGCAGTGCCATCGACGCACCCACACTGGCGAACGGCCTCATGTTTGCACCGTGTGCCAAAAAGGATTCGCCCGCTCCTACAAGCTCCAGCAACATATGCGAATCCATAATGGCGAACGTCCCTACAAGTGCACATACTGCGACAAAAGCTTCACCCAGTCCAATGACCTGACACTCCACATAAGGCGACACACCGGCGAGCGACCCTATCAATGTGACACCTGCGGGGAACGTTTCATTCAGGGCACTGCCCTCAAGAATCATCGACTACAGAATGGGCATTACGAGGCAGCGGATGGCCCAGCAAAAGTTAATTAA